From Vicinamibacterales bacterium, one genomic window encodes:
- a CDS encoding peptidylprolyl isomerase, whose translation MRLRRLAALILTGFFLCPLAGSGQTEGPTLVTIATGLGDIEISVDTVRAPNTAANFLRYVTGRHYDGGEFFRSVTLDNQPNNEVKIEVIQARVNPDRIEDRFEAIPLERTDATGIYHIDGAISMARGAPNSATSSFFICIGNQPSLDFGGARNPDGQGFAAFGRVTRGKDVVRLIQQQSASGQQLEPPIQIESVTVTRQE comes from the coding sequence ATGCGTCTGCGAAGACTCGCGGCACTTATCTTGACCGGCTTCTTTCTATGTCCGCTCGCTGGCTCTGGCCAAACCGAAGGTCCTACATTAGTAACCATTGCGACTGGCCTTGGCGACATCGAAATTAGCGTCGACACCGTGAGAGCGCCAAACACAGCTGCGAACTTCCTACGCTATGTCACAGGCCGTCACTACGATGGCGGGGAGTTTTTTCGGAGTGTGACTTTGGATAACCAACCAAACAATGAAGTCAAAATTGAGGTTATTCAGGCTAGAGTAAACCCAGATAGAATAGAAGATCGATTCGAAGCAATCCCACTTGAGCGTACGGATGCGACAGGCATTTATCACATAGACGGTGCAATCTCGATGGCGCGGGGTGCTCCAAACAGCGCAACTTCGAGCTTCTTCATCTGCATCGGCAATCAGCCCTCATTAGATTTTGGTGGAGCCAGGAATCCCGATGGACAAGGTTTCGCGGCCTTTGGCCGTGTGACTAGAGGCAAAGACGTGGTGAGGCTCATTCAACAGCAATCTGCCAGCGGACAGCAACTCGAACCGCCAATACAAATCGAGTCGGTCACAGTAACCAGGCAGGAGTGA
- a CDS encoding DMT family transporter, producing the protein MQNYWSNNMGGNRRWLMFALGTTLSWGVWGALIEIPEKLGFPATLGYSVWALTMVPCAVLALRSDDWRLALHREAWVFGSLIGFLGAGGQLILFEALRSGPAFIVFPIVSLYPAITIILSLWLLKEQASTRNWIGICLALPAIALLSYVAPNDTLISGYTWLFLAMGVFLMWGLQAYFMKLASDRMPSESMFFYMTLTGVLLIPIAVTMTDFNQTINWTFTGPYLAGLIHILNAVGVLCFVYAVRDGKAIIVVPMTALAPVITIVLSLAIYSRVPSSYQLVGMCMATASIYLMAE; encoded by the coding sequence ATGCAAAACTACTGGTCAAATAACATGGGTGGCAACCGTCGATGGCTAATGTTTGCCCTCGGCACAACACTTTCGTGGGGTGTGTGGGGAGCCCTGATCGAGATTCCTGAAAAGCTTGGTTTTCCTGCCACCCTTGGATATTCAGTCTGGGCCCTCACGATGGTCCCGTGCGCTGTCCTAGCCTTACGAAGTGACGACTGGCGTCTGGCGCTGCACCGAGAAGCTTGGGTCTTCGGGAGCTTGATTGGATTCCTCGGGGCCGGTGGCCAACTGATCCTCTTTGAAGCACTTCGCTCGGGACCCGCCTTCATCGTGTTTCCAATTGTTTCGTTATACCCAGCGATTACAATCATTCTCTCTCTTTGGCTCCTGAAGGAGCAAGCCTCTACCCGTAATTGGATTGGTATTTGTCTCGCACTTCCAGCCATCGCCTTGCTGTCTTATGTTGCACCTAATGACACCCTAATCAGTGGTTACACCTGGCTCTTTCTCGCCATGGGCGTCTTTCTTATGTGGGGACTCCAAGCTTACTTTATGAAATTGGCCAGCGATCGAATGCCGTCAGAGAGCATGTTCTTCTACATGACGTTGACAGGCGTCCTCCTGATTCCGATCGCCGTAACGATGACCGATTTTAACCAAACGATTAACTGGACCTTTACCGGCCCGTACCTCGCCGGGTTAATCCATATTCTTAATGCTGTGGGTGTTCTCTGCTTCGTTTATGCAGTTAGAGACGGAAAGGCCATTATCGTCGTCCCCATGACGGCCTTGGCGCCTGTGATCACCATTGTGCTGTCCCTGGCCATCTACTCTCGAGTACCCTCTAGCTATCAACTCGTCGGCATGTGCATGGCCACCGCGTCCATCTACCTAATGGCCGAATAG